The following are encoded in a window of Mycobacterium vicinigordonae genomic DNA:
- the folE gene encoding GTP cyclohydrolase I FolE — protein sequence MTQLDSRDGRVGEFDRVRAEAAVRELLIAIGEDPDRNGLRDTPARVVRAYREIFAGLYTDPASVLNTMFDEDHDELVIVKEIPMYSTCEHHLVSFHGVAHVGYIPGADGRVTGLSKIARLVDLYAKRPQVQERLTSQIADALVRKLNPRGVIVVVEAEHLCMAMRGVRKPGSTTTTSAVRGQFKTDAASRAEALDLILRK from the coding sequence ATGACGCAGCTGGATTCCAGGGATGGCCGCGTGGGCGAGTTCGATCGAGTGCGCGCCGAGGCCGCGGTTCGCGAGCTGCTCATTGCGATCGGCGAGGATCCCGATCGAAATGGGCTGCGGGACACGCCTGCTCGCGTGGTCCGGGCTTACCGCGAAATATTTGCGGGTCTCTACACCGATCCGGCGTCGGTGCTCAACACCATGTTCGACGAAGACCACGACGAATTGGTGATCGTCAAAGAGATCCCGATGTACTCGACCTGCGAACACCATCTGGTGTCGTTCCACGGTGTGGCGCACGTCGGCTACATCCCGGGCGCGGACGGCCGGGTCACCGGTTTGTCGAAAATCGCTCGGCTGGTTGACCTTTACGCTAAGCGCCCGCAGGTGCAGGAACGGCTCACCAGCCAGATCGCCGACGCCCTGGTGCGGAAGCTGAATCCCCGCGGAGTGATCGTGGTGGTCGAGGCCGAGCACCTGTGTATGGCGATGCGGGGTGTGCGTAAACCCGGTTCCACCACCACGACGTCGGCGGTGCGCGGTCAGTTCAAGACCGATGCCGCGTCTCGAGCCGAAGCGCTCGATCTCATCCTGCGCAAGTGA
- the ftsH gene encoding ATP-dependent zinc metalloprotease FtsH, whose product MNRRNVIRTLTAVAVLVLLGWSFFYFSDDTRGYKPVDTSVAMAQISSDNVKSAQIDDREQQVRLTLKKGNGDTENSDKVITKYPTGFGVDLFNALNAKNAKVSTVVNEGSLIGELLVYALPLLLLVGLFVMFSRMQGGARMGFGFGKSRAKQLSKDMPKTTFADVAGVDEAVEELYEIKDFLQNPSRYQALGAKIPKGVLLYGPPGTGKTLLARAVAGEAGVPFFTISGSDFVEMFVGVGASRVRDLFEQAKQNSPCIIFVDEIDAVGRQRGAGLGGGHDEREQTLNQLLVEMDGFGDRAGVILIAATNRPDILDPALLRPGRFDRQIPVSNPDLAGRRAVLRVHSKGKPIAEDADLDGLAKRTVGMTGADLANVVNEAALLTARENGTVITGAALEEAVDRVIGGPRRKGRLISEQEKKITAYHEGGHTLAAWAMPDIDPVYKVTILARGRTGGHAVAVPEDDKGLRTRSEMIAQLVFAMGGRAAEELVFREPTTGAVSDIEQATKIARAMVTEYGMSARLGAVKYGTEHGDPFLGRSMGTQSDYSHEVAREIDEEVRKLIEAAHTEAWEILTEYRDVLDTLAGELLEKETLHRPELEAIFGDVEKRPRLTMFDDFGGRIPSDKPPIKTPGELAIERGEPWPQPVPEPAFKVAIAQASKAAEEAAGKAKGNGGGSQGPNGSHGATQPDYGAPAGWSAPGWPPKSAPDRPQPAPSYPSPDTDSDTDESRPQFDPQRDKDVTRSNPPAHG is encoded by the coding sequence ATGAACCGTAGAAACGTGATCCGCACCCTGACGGCGGTTGCTGTTCTGGTGCTACTCGGCTGGTCGTTCTTCTATTTCAGCGATGACACCCGCGGCTACAAGCCCGTGGACACCTCGGTCGCGATGGCGCAGATCAGCAGCGACAACGTCAAGAGCGCGCAGATCGACGACCGTGAACAGCAGGTGAGATTGACCCTGAAAAAGGGCAATGGCGACACAGAGAACTCCGACAAGGTCATCACCAAATACCCCACTGGCTTCGGCGTCGACCTTTTCAATGCGTTGAACGCCAAGAACGCCAAAGTCAGCACCGTCGTCAACGAAGGCAGCCTGATCGGCGAACTGTTGGTCTACGCGCTGCCGCTGTTGCTGCTGGTGGGCTTGTTCGTGATGTTCTCGCGCATGCAGGGCGGCGCGCGGATGGGCTTCGGCTTCGGTAAGTCGCGCGCCAAGCAGCTGTCCAAAGACATGCCCAAGACCACCTTCGCCGACGTCGCCGGCGTCGACGAAGCGGTCGAGGAGCTCTACGAGATCAAGGACTTCCTGCAGAACCCCAGCCGCTACCAGGCGCTGGGCGCCAAGATCCCCAAAGGTGTGCTGCTCTACGGACCGCCCGGCACCGGCAAGACGCTGCTCGCCAGGGCGGTAGCAGGAGAAGCGGGCGTTCCCTTTTTCACCATCTCCGGCTCGGACTTCGTCGAGATGTTCGTCGGTGTCGGCGCATCCCGCGTCCGGGACCTGTTCGAGCAGGCCAAACAGAACAGCCCATGCATCATCTTCGTCGACGAGATCGACGCGGTGGGCCGGCAGCGCGGCGCCGGCCTGGGCGGCGGGCACGACGAGCGCGAACAGACGCTGAACCAGTTGCTGGTGGAGATGGACGGCTTCGGCGACCGCGCCGGCGTCATCTTGATCGCGGCCACCAACCGCCCCGACATCCTGGACCCGGCACTGCTGCGGCCTGGGCGTTTCGATCGGCAGATCCCAGTGTCCAACCCCGACCTGGCCGGGCGCCGGGCGGTGCTGCGGGTGCATTCCAAAGGCAAGCCCATCGCCGAGGACGCCGACCTGGACGGGCTGGCCAAGCGCACCGTCGGCATGACCGGCGCCGACCTGGCCAATGTCGTCAACGAGGCAGCGTTGCTGACCGCCCGCGAGAACGGCACCGTGATTACCGGCGCGGCGCTGGAGGAGGCGGTCGACCGGGTCATCGGCGGACCGCGCCGCAAGGGCAGGTTGATCAGCGAGCAGGAGAAAAAGATCACCGCCTACCACGAGGGCGGCCACACCCTCGCCGCGTGGGCGATGCCGGACATCGACCCGGTGTACAAGGTGACGATCCTGGCCCGCGGTCGCACGGGTGGCCACGCGGTCGCGGTACCGGAAGACGACAAGGGCCTGCGGACCCGCTCGGAGATGATCGCTCAGTTGGTGTTCGCGATGGGTGGCCGCGCTGCCGAGGAACTGGTGTTCCGCGAACCGACCACCGGTGCGGTCTCCGACATAGAACAGGCCACCAAGATCGCGCGCGCGATGGTGACCGAGTACGGCATGAGTGCGCGGCTGGGCGCCGTCAAGTACGGCACCGAACACGGCGACCCGTTCCTGGGCCGCTCGATGGGAACCCAATCCGACTACTCGCATGAGGTCGCGCGTGAAATCGACGAAGAGGTCCGCAAGCTGATCGAAGCGGCGCACACCGAGGCCTGGGAGATCCTCACCGAATACCGCGACGTGCTGGACACCCTGGCCGGTGAGCTGCTGGAAAAGGAAACGCTGCACCGGCCCGAGCTGGAGGCAATCTTCGGCGACGTGGAGAAGCGACCCAGGCTGACTATGTTCGACGACTTTGGTGGCCGTATCCCGTCGGACAAGCCGCCCATCAAGACACCCGGGGAACTGGCGATCGAGCGCGGCGAGCCGTGGCCGCAACCGGTGCCCGAGCCCGCGTTCAAAGTAGCGATCGCGCAAGCCAGCAAGGCCGCCGAGGAGGCCGCCGGCAAAGCCAAAGGTAACGGCGGCGGTTCGCAGGGCCCGAACGGTTCGCACGGCGCCACCCAGCCCGACTATGGCGCCCCGGCGGGCTGGAGCGCGCCCGGGTGGCCGCCCAAGTCAGCTCCCGACCGTCCCCAACCAGCCCCCAGTTATCCCAGCCCGGATACCGACTCGGACACCGACGAGTCCCGTCCCCAGTTCGACCCCCAGCGCGACAAGGACGTGACCCGGTCCAACCCCCCGGCCCACGGCTGA
- a CDS encoding VOC family protein encodes MRLDHIVLWTRDPRASMDFYTRVVGLAPVRFEEYEAGQAPFPSVRVCDDAIIDLMAVDGAPFTEAMTKVAGSAGHRVNHVCLAMSKDEYDALDRRLQAEGVDTSARLDNSFGAQGWAPQGYYFADPDGNVVEARYYN; translated from the coding sequence ATGAGGCTGGACCACATAGTGCTGTGGACACGGGATCCACGTGCGTCGATGGACTTCTACACCCGCGTGGTGGGGTTGGCGCCGGTGCGTTTCGAGGAGTACGAGGCCGGACAGGCGCCGTTTCCGAGTGTGCGGGTGTGCGACGACGCGATCATCGACCTGATGGCTGTCGACGGCGCTCCCTTCACGGAGGCGATGACCAAGGTCGCCGGTAGCGCGGGCCATCGCGTGAACCACGTCTGCCTGGCGATGTCGAAGGACGAATACGACGCGCTGGATCGACGGCTGCAGGCGGAGGGGGTGGATACCAGCGCGCGGCTGGACAACTCCTTCGGCGCCCAGGGCTGGGCCCCGCAGGGTTACTACTTCGCCGATCCAGACGGCAACGTGGTGGAGGCCCGCTACTACAACTAG